The following proteins come from a genomic window of Neptunomonas concharum:
- a CDS encoding TIGR01621 family pseudouridine synthase, translating to MVDSDQHMSCYTLLATCDDFVVIDKQPGISVHKDDQLTGLTMRLSEDLGESVFLVHRLDKVTSGVMIFARHSLAAAKLSALFRERQVNKYYLALSDKKPSKKQGSVKGDMVRSRRATWRLATTVNNPAVTRFFSQAVDPGKRLFLLKPETGKTHQIRVAMKSISAPIVGDALYASSLADRTYLHAWQLHFRYDGQDHHYRSDPAEGEFFLTQSVANQLAVWGDPQQLPWPKS from the coding sequence GTGGTAGATTCTGACCAACATATGTCTTGCTATACGCTGTTAGCGACCTGCGATGACTTTGTAGTGATAGACAAGCAGCCGGGCATCTCTGTTCACAAAGATGACCAGTTAACGGGTTTGACGATGCGCCTGAGTGAAGACTTAGGTGAGTCTGTATTTCTCGTACATCGATTGGATAAAGTGACCTCAGGTGTGATGATATTTGCCCGCCATTCGCTAGCTGCAGCTAAACTGTCGGCCCTGTTTCGTGAGCGTCAGGTGAATAAATATTACTTGGCTTTGAGTGATAAAAAGCCTTCGAAAAAGCAGGGGAGTGTTAAAGGTGATATGGTTAGGTCGCGTCGGGCAACTTGGCGATTGGCTACGACCGTGAATAACCCCGCCGTCACGCGTTTTTTTAGTCAAGCAGTTGACCCTGGTAAGCGTCTCTTTCTGCTGAAACCTGAAACGGGAAAAACTCACCAAATACGTGTGGCAATGAAAAGTATAAGTGCGCCAATTGTAGGTGACGCCCTGTATGCCTCCTCTTTAGCCGACAGAACATATCTTCATGCTTGGCAACTCCATTTCCGATATGATGGGCAAGATCATCATTATCGATCTGACCCTGCTGAGGGGGAGTTCTTTTTGACTCAATCAGTTGCAAACCAATTGGCTGTATGGGGAGATCCTCAGCAGCTGCCGTGGCCCAAAAGTTAA
- the tcdA gene encoding tRNA cyclic N6-threonylcarbamoyladenosine(37) synthase TcdA, with protein sequence MTSFDSRFGGTRRLYGVDTVERFRDAHVCVIGIGGVGSWVAEALARSGIGELTLIDQDDICETNINRQIHALTNTIGRSKIAVMAERIQQINPECLVHQEESFIQRDNIPELIHGYFDYVVDAIDSVKDKAALIAFCKRQKIPIITVGGAGGQLDPVCVTTADLSKTHNDPLAAKVRSFLRRHYGFSKSGKKFAVECVYSTEQLRYPQPDGSVCAEKMMNDGQTRLDCDGGFGAATVVTATFGLVAASRVLNKLMQRTAVS encoded by the coding sequence GTGACATCTTTCGATAGTCGTTTTGGTGGAACCCGACGGTTGTATGGCGTCGATACGGTCGAGCGTTTTCGTGATGCGCATGTATGTGTGATTGGCATTGGTGGTGTAGGTTCGTGGGTTGCAGAAGCGCTCGCAAGATCAGGTATTGGTGAACTCACCCTAATCGATCAGGATGATATATGCGAAACCAATATCAATCGGCAAATTCATGCGCTGACCAATACGATAGGTCGTTCTAAAATAGCTGTTATGGCCGAGCGCATTCAACAGATCAATCCAGAGTGCTTAGTGCATCAGGAAGAGTCTTTTATTCAACGTGATAACATCCCAGAGCTGATACACGGCTACTTTGATTATGTGGTTGATGCGATAGACTCGGTTAAGGATAAGGCGGCACTGATCGCGTTTTGCAAGCGACAGAAAATTCCTATTATCACTGTTGGGGGTGCTGGTGGGCAGCTTGATCCTGTATGCGTGACGACGGCAGATCTTTCTAAGACGCATAATGACCCTTTAGCTGCTAAAGTGCGATCCTTTCTTCGTCGCCATTATGGGTTTAGCAAAAGTGGTAAAAAATTTGCCGTTGAGTGCGTTTATTCAACAGAGCAGCTTCGCTATCCACAGCCAGACGGCTCTGTTTGTGCTGAAAAAATGATGAATGATGGGCAAACTCGACTGGACTGCGATGGCGGTTTTGGTGCAGCCACTGTCGTAACGGCAACATTTGGCCTGGTTGCCGCTTCCCGAGTGCTGAATAAGTTGATGCAAAGAACAGCTGTTTCTTAA
- the arfB gene encoding alternative ribosome rescue aminoacyl-tRNA hydrolase ArfB: MLKINDHTTIKPEEVELIAIRAQGAGGQNVNKVSSAIHLRFDIANSSLHDVYKQRLLALKDHRITKEGVIVIKAQQYRTQEQNREDALNRLIEIIKTVTVQQKSRRPTKPTKGSQTRRLNSKTKKGQIKALRGRITD; the protein is encoded by the coding sequence TTGTTAAAAATTAATGACCACACAACAATCAAGCCGGAAGAGGTAGAACTCATTGCCATTCGGGCGCAGGGAGCCGGCGGGCAAAATGTTAATAAGGTATCCAGCGCCATCCACCTTCGCTTTGATATTGCCAACTCATCCCTTCATGATGTTTATAAGCAGCGCTTGTTAGCACTCAAAGACCACAGAATAACGAAAGAAGGCGTTATCGTGATCAAGGCGCAACAGTACCGCACGCAAGAACAAAACAGGGAAGATGCTCTCAATCGACTGATAGAAATCATTAAAACAGTAACGGTGCAGCAGAAAAGCCGACGCCCGACCAAGCCAACAAAAGGCTCACAAACCCGGCGACTCAATAGCAAGACAAAAAAAGGACAGATAAAAGCATTAAGAGGAAGAATAACAGATTAA
- a CDS encoding rhodanese-related sulfurtransferase, translating to MSHTVVCALYKFVTLEDFKAMREPLQETMKAHNIRGTLLLAEEGINGTVSGTREGIDALLSWLKSDPRLADLDYKESLHEKQPFKRSKVKLKKEIVTLGVEGIDPKRVVGTYVEPKAWNDLINDPDVILIDTRNDYEVQVGTFKQAVNPKTETFREFPEYVAQHMDPAKHKKVAMFCTGGIRCEKSTAFMKEQGFEEVYHLKGGILKYLEEVPETESLWEGECFVFDDRVTVNHQLEKGSYEQCNACRLPITEEDKQSERYEHGVSCPHCYGTHSEEQIARFRQRELQIQIARERGEDHIGDQALLTMQERREAKQRERERQQALNQKLKT from the coding sequence ATGTCCCATACGGTGGTCTGTGCATTATATAAATTTGTCACGCTTGAGGATTTTAAAGCAATGCGTGAACCGCTCCAGGAAACGATGAAGGCACATAACATCAGGGGTACATTACTGCTGGCTGAAGAGGGAATCAATGGAACGGTCTCAGGCACAAGAGAAGGTATAGATGCATTGCTGTCTTGGTTGAAATCGGATCCTCGCTTGGCAGACTTAGATTACAAGGAATCTTTGCATGAAAAACAACCGTTTAAGCGCTCCAAAGTTAAGCTGAAAAAAGAGATAGTGACATTGGGTGTCGAAGGTATCGATCCAAAGCGTGTAGTGGGTACCTACGTTGAGCCTAAAGCGTGGAATGATCTGATCAATGATCCTGATGTCATCTTAATCGATACTCGAAATGACTACGAAGTACAGGTGGGTACGTTCAAACAAGCGGTTAATCCTAAAACGGAAACCTTTCGGGAGTTTCCTGAGTATGTCGCACAGCATATGGACCCTGCTAAACATAAAAAAGTTGCGATGTTTTGCACAGGTGGCATTCGTTGTGAAAAGTCCACCGCTTTCATGAAAGAACAAGGTTTTGAAGAGGTCTACCACCTTAAAGGTGGGATCTTGAAATACTTGGAAGAGGTCCCTGAAACTGAGTCATTGTGGGAAGGTGAATGCTTCGTATTTGATGACCGCGTCACGGTTAATCACCAGCTTGAGAAAGGGAGCTACGAGCAGTGCAACGCCTGCCGCTTGCCTATCACGGAAGAGGACAAGCAAAGTGAACGCTATGAACATGGTGTTAGTTGCCCACACTGCTACGGCACTCACAGTGAAGAACAAATAGCACGATTTCGCCAACGAGAACTTCAAATCCAAATTGCGAGAGAGCGCGGTGAAGACCATATAGGTGATCAAGCCTTGCTCACGATGCAAGAGCGCAGAGAAGCAAAGCAACGAGAACGAGAAAGACAACAAGCGCTGAATCAAAAGCTTAAAACATGA
- a CDS encoding GGDEF domain-containing protein: MTDSEGHLLRRYNALVGVIDQLIVTLNGAGEVVDVNVGSMDWLDASKMLSRTFSTLFTDELSQKVSAQFDAALSSHEPQPLQLTLKPEHSLHWREIGLLEVQTWDSQLIAVSATELLWVARNVTESRKLEQKVSHQAQRDPLTGAYNRRSLMTILNQSVAQAHRYDWVCSFLLIDIDDFSGINDEYGWDAGDQVLQSFVTALHGFQRTADFFARYSDDRFVMFLPETNREQARLASERVRRLVEGIEIPFQTGNLKYTVCIGSSTLRDIEDTPETMLRRAEEHLFIAKQSGSNRIEGEAD, from the coding sequence ATGACGGATTCAGAGGGTCACTTGCTGCGACGTTACAATGCTTTAGTTGGCGTTATCGATCAATTAATCGTCACGTTAAATGGTGCAGGCGAGGTTGTGGATGTAAACGTTGGATCAATGGATTGGTTGGATGCGAGCAAAATGCTGTCACGTACCTTTAGTACTTTGTTTACTGACGAGCTGTCGCAAAAAGTAAGTGCTCAGTTTGATGCTGCATTATCAAGTCATGAGCCACAGCCTCTGCAACTAACACTCAAGCCAGAACACTCGTTACATTGGAGAGAAATCGGCTTGCTGGAGGTACAGACGTGGGATTCCCAGTTAATCGCGGTGAGTGCAACGGAGTTGTTGTGGGTTGCGAGAAACGTCACTGAGTCCCGTAAGCTAGAACAGAAAGTGAGCCACCAAGCCCAACGAGATCCGTTAACCGGGGCTTATAACCGCCGTTCTTTAATGACGATATTAAATCAGTCAGTCGCACAGGCCCATCGATATGATTGGGTATGCTCCTTCTTACTAATTGATATTGATGATTTTAGCGGCATTAATGATGAGTATGGCTGGGATGCTGGGGATCAGGTGTTGCAGAGCTTTGTGACAGCGCTACATGGTTTCCAGAGAACCGCTGACTTTTTTGCACGCTATTCGGACGATCGGTTTGTGATGTTTCTTCCTGAAACAAATCGAGAGCAAGCACGGCTGGCATCTGAAAGGGTGCGTCGGCTTGTAGAAGGAATAGAGATACCTTTTCAAACAGGTAATCTGAAATATACCGTTTGCATTGGCAGCTCGACATTACGAGATATCGAAGATACACCGGAGACGATGCTTCGCCGAGCGGAAGAGCATCTCTTTATTGCGAAACAAAGTGGTTCTAACCGTATAGAAGGGGAAGCAGATTAA
- the rarD gene encoding EamA family transporter RarD, which translates to MTEATRGLLLALFCFSTWGSFPIFFSLLTHIPPTEVLVHRVVWSFIFVALILLFSKQWRRAVAALKNPKLVFALLSSSLLIAINWGVYIWAVGQNRAVDASLGYFINPIVAVGLGVIFLKESLASYQKLAILIASAGVLYKILGVGEFPWIALTLAVSFGFYGLVRKQAQVDTFTGLALETLLLLPLSLLYWGWLTYSGEQHFAINSDGLLLICSGVLTAIPLMAFSAAARRLSLTAIGFLTYLTPTLQLLSAVFVLGEPFDKGDFVTFALIWLALIVFSGGAIRERQKLPQSA; encoded by the coding sequence ATGACTGAAGCAACACGTGGACTGCTGCTAGCACTGTTCTGTTTCTCAACGTGGGGCAGCTTCCCCATCTTTTTCAGTTTACTGACCCATATCCCTCCCACCGAGGTACTAGTACACCGTGTGGTGTGGTCGTTTATATTTGTCGCGCTTATTTTACTATTTTCAAAGCAGTGGCGCAGGGCTGTAGCAGCATTAAAAAATCCCAAGCTAGTGTTTGCTCTGCTTTCTTCGTCGCTGTTAATTGCGATCAACTGGGGAGTCTATATCTGGGCCGTAGGGCAAAACCGTGCAGTCGATGCCAGCCTTGGCTATTTTATTAACCCCATTGTCGCTGTAGGACTCGGTGTTATCTTTCTCAAAGAAAGCTTAGCGAGCTACCAAAAATTAGCTATTTTGATAGCCTCGGCGGGTGTGCTCTATAAAATTCTAGGGGTGGGAGAGTTTCCTTGGATCGCTTTAACGCTGGCAGTTTCATTTGGATTTTACGGCTTAGTCAGAAAGCAAGCACAGGTTGATACCTTTACCGGTTTAGCACTTGAAACCCTGCTACTTTTACCTTTATCACTTCTCTACTGGGGATGGTTAACCTATTCAGGCGAGCAACACTTTGCCATAAACAGCGATGGTCTATTATTAATTTGCTCAGGCGTTTTAACGGCTATCCCTCTGATGGCATTTTCAGCGGCAGCCCGCCGATTGAGCCTTACCGCTATTGGTTTTTTAACCTACCTTACACCCACACTACAGCTACTGAGTGCCGTATTTGTATTAGGGGAGCCTTTCGATAAGGGCGATTTTGTAACCTTCGCACTTATTTGGCTGGCTTTAATCGTTTTCTCAGGAGGCGCTATTCGCGAGCGCCAGAAGCTGCCACAAAGCGCCTAG
- the hisC gene encoding histidinol-phosphate transaminase: MSKFWSEAIRQLTPYVPGEQPKVSNLIKLNTNENPYPPSPKVAQAIHSFDSERLRLYPDPDASLLKQTLADYLSVKPAQVFVGNGSDEVLAHTFMAFFRQPEPLLMPDISYSFYDVYCNLYGIECRHIPLREDFGIALSDYNLANGGIIFANPNAPTGKVLPLDDIEALLKQNTESVVVVDEAYIDFGGQSASTLVDQYANLLVIQTFSKSRSLAGMRIGFAIGNETLIEGLERVKNSFNSYPLDMLAQVTAIEAIKDDTYFKETTQKVIDTRDWTTSQLASMGFKVVPSGTNFVFASHRYIPAAELMGFLRTHNILVRHFSRPIIDNHLRISIGTDEEMQALIDCLKSHPEVTTL, encoded by the coding sequence ATGAGCAAATTTTGGAGTGAGGCGATTCGCCAACTAACCCCCTACGTACCGGGTGAGCAACCTAAGGTCAGCAACCTTATCAAGCTGAATACCAATGAGAACCCTTATCCACCGTCTCCTAAGGTGGCTCAGGCAATACATTCGTTTGATAGCGAGCGGCTGCGCCTATACCCTGACCCCGATGCGTCATTGCTCAAACAAACACTCGCTGATTATTTATCAGTGAAGCCTGCTCAAGTCTTTGTGGGCAATGGCTCAGACGAAGTACTAGCGCACACATTTATGGCCTTTTTCCGCCAGCCTGAACCTCTACTCATGCCAGACATCTCCTATAGCTTTTATGATGTTTACTGCAATCTATATGGTATTGAGTGCCGCCATATCCCACTAAGAGAAGATTTTGGTATCGCCTTAAGCGATTATAATTTGGCCAATGGCGGTATTATTTTTGCCAACCCCAATGCCCCCACAGGAAAAGTGTTGCCACTAGACGATATCGAAGCACTGCTGAAGCAAAATACGGAGTCTGTCGTAGTAGTCGATGAAGCTTATATTGACTTCGGAGGCCAATCAGCCAGCACATTAGTGGATCAGTATGCAAATCTCTTAGTGATTCAGACTTTTTCTAAATCCCGTTCGCTAGCCGGTATGAGAATTGGCTTTGCCATCGGCAACGAAACATTAATCGAAGGTCTGGAGCGTGTTAAAAACAGCTTTAACTCCTACCCCTTAGATATGCTGGCCCAAGTAACGGCAATTGAAGCCATTAAGGATGATACCTACTTTAAAGAAACCACCCAGAAGGTGATCGATACCCGCGACTGGACAACCTCGCAGTTAGCATCAATGGGCTTTAAGGTCGTACCTTCGGGTACAAACTTTGTGTTTGCTTCTCATCGATATATTCCCGCTGCGGAATTAATGGGCTTCTTACGAACCCATAACATCCTGGTTCGCCACTTTAGCCGTCCAATCATTGATAATCACTTACGCATTAGCATCGGAACGGATGAGGAGATGCAAGCGCTGATTGACTGCCTCAAAAGTCATCCAGAAGTGACAACTCTATAA
- a CDS encoding RNA methyltransferase: MQQGKAFIGLTDPKSPTNVGAVMRAAGCYQVDAVFYTGGRYDKAVKFNTDTKKAAHRIPLRSAGDDITAVIPDDVKLVCVELAEGATSLPNFKHPQNAFYLFGPEDSSLSQAVIDKADAVVYIPTVGCMNLAATVNVVLYDRLAKSAHRHMMGDELIRKSRDTNNSVRVKTA; the protein is encoded by the coding sequence ATGCAACAAGGTAAAGCATTCATTGGCTTAACAGACCCGAAAAGTCCAACCAACGTAGGTGCGGTTATGCGTGCCGCAGGCTGTTATCAGGTTGACGCTGTATTTTACACCGGTGGTCGTTATGACAAAGCGGTTAAATTTAATACTGATACCAAAAAGGCGGCTCACCGCATTCCACTTCGTTCTGCAGGCGATGATATTACGGCAGTGATACCTGACGACGTAAAGCTGGTTTGTGTGGAGCTGGCTGAAGGTGCTACGTCGCTGCCGAATTTTAAGCATCCGCAAAACGCTTTCTACCTATTTGGCCCAGAAGATAGCAGTTTATCGCAAGCGGTTATTGATAAAGCGGATGCAGTTGTTTACATACCTACAGTTGGTTGCATGAATTTAGCGGCAACCGTTAATGTGGTGCTCTATGATCGCTTAGCAAAATCAGCTCATCGTCATATGATGGGCGATGAGCTGATCCGGAAAAGTCGCGATACCAATAACAGCGTCAGAGTGAAAACGGCTTAG
- the trpA gene encoding tryptophan synthase subunit alpha has translation MKQLTSFIQRKRESQPILLMTHVVYGYPTIPESLEIMEMLLKEGVELLEVQFPFSDPVADGPVITEACHVALEQKVTLNQCIEDISVLASTYPESRVLLMSYLNPLIQIGFDHLAEKLSPSISGMIIPDLPIDHKALATPLNDKEIPIIWIVTPGMEPSRIQKIADQAAGMLYCVSRAGVTGQTNSPIDSLESYLNSIRALTQLPLAVGFGISTREDIAMLENKADVAIVGSALLRAFHAGGIQQVKRSLLELKGSNA, from the coding sequence ATGAAACAGCTAACTTCATTTATTCAGAGAAAACGTGAAAGCCAACCCATTTTACTCATGACCCATGTGGTATACGGTTATCCAACGATACCGGAGAGCCTTGAGATCATGGAGATGCTGCTAAAAGAAGGGGTAGAGCTTCTGGAGGTGCAATTCCCCTTCTCAGACCCTGTTGCCGATGGCCCGGTGATCACCGAGGCTTGTCATGTTGCCCTAGAGCAAAAGGTTACGTTAAACCAATGCATCGAAGATATATCCGTATTGGCAAGCACTTATCCAGAAAGCCGTGTTCTGTTAATGAGCTATCTTAACCCGCTTATCCAGATAGGTTTTGACCATTTAGCAGAGAAACTCAGCCCTTCAATTTCAGGTATGATCATTCCTGACCTGCCTATAGACCATAAAGCATTGGCCACACCCCTGAACGATAAAGAGATACCCATTATCTGGATTGTAACACCCGGTATGGAGCCGTCTCGCATTCAAAAAATTGCAGATCAAGCAGCAGGAATGCTCTATTGTGTTAGCCGTGCAGGCGTCACAGGACAGACAAATTCACCTATCGACTCACTTGAAAGCTACTTAAACTCGATACGCGCCCTGACTCAGCTACCTTTAGCGGTCGGGTTTGGTATCAGTACCCGAGAGGATATTGCCATGCTAGAAAACAAAGCTGACGTTGCCATTGTGGGTTCTGCCTTATTAAGAGCGTTTCATGCTGGAGGTATTCAACAGGTGAAACGATCTCTTCTTGAACTTAAAGGCAGTAACGCCTAA